A window of Candidatus Neomarinimicrobiota bacterium contains these coding sequences:
- a CDS encoding endonuclease domain-containing protein produces the protein MKDHFINPKKQKWIRKLLRNHPTPWEHKLWQHLKGRQLGGFKFRRQQGINANVVDFFCPKLKLIVELDGAGHLSPATKKKDINREDELTDLGYHIIRFYNNEIDENLDGVLTIIENECIRLSH, from the coding sequence ATGAAAGATCATTTCATAAACCCCAAAAAGCAAAAGTGGATTCGTAAACTATTAAGAAATCACCCAACTCCCTGGGAACATAAATTATGGCAGCATCTAAAGGGCCGTCAATTAGGTGGTTTCAAGTTCCGTCGACAACAGGGAATAAATGCAAATGTAGTGGATTTTTTCTGTCCAAAACTAAAACTGATTGTCGAATTGGATGGCGCGGGGCATCTAAGTCCTGCAACAAAAAAGAAAGACATAAATCGGGAGGATGAATTGACTGATTTAGGATATCATATAATTCGATTTTATAATAATGAAATTGATGAAAATCTTGATGGCGTTTTAACTATAATTGAAAATGAATGTATTAGATTATCACATTGA